The following proteins come from a genomic window of Catenulispora sp. GP43:
- a CDS encoding class I SAM-dependent methyltransferase, whose product MPRAVPRLAAAAAEYLVGRVGIAVVRLLDRDVVGQGHHPRGAARSVSGWMFAHRPSNQRRNRWVASVLGVGPGERVLEVGFGPGVAVAELVRGGAGHVYGVDHSAVMLRQASRRNAAAIRAGRVTLVQAPVDQLPDMLDGPFDAVLAVNSLGFWPAPVERLTELRRRLTPGSGRIAIVAQPRCPGATADTARKAAEEISSLLRSAGFDRISTETLELSPPAVCVLATRPDKN is encoded by the coding sequence GTGCCACGCGCTGTGCCCCGGCTGGCGGCCGCCGCGGCCGAGTACCTGGTCGGACGGGTCGGGATCGCCGTGGTGCGCCTGCTGGACCGGGACGTCGTCGGGCAGGGCCACCATCCGCGGGGCGCGGCCCGGAGTGTGTCGGGGTGGATGTTCGCGCACCGGCCTTCGAATCAGCGGCGGAACCGGTGGGTGGCCTCGGTGCTCGGGGTGGGGCCCGGCGAGCGGGTTCTGGAGGTCGGGTTCGGGCCGGGGGTCGCGGTCGCGGAGTTGGTGCGCGGCGGTGCGGGGCACGTCTACGGCGTCGACCATTCGGCGGTGATGCTCCGGCAGGCCTCCAGGCGCAACGCGGCCGCCATCCGGGCCGGCCGGGTCACGCTGGTCCAAGCGCCAGTCGATCAGCTGCCTGACATGCTCGACGGCCCCTTCGACGCCGTCCTCGCCGTCAACTCCCTCGGGTTCTGGCCGGCGCCGGTCGAGCGGCTCACCGAGCTCCGCCGGAGGCTCACCCCCGGCAGCGGCCGCATCGCGATCGTCGCTCAACCCCGCTGCCCCGGCGCCACCGCGGACACCGCCCGCAAAGCCGCCGAGGAGATCAGCAGCCTGTTGCGCAGCGCTGGCTTCGACCGCATCAGTACCGAGACATTGGAACTCAGCCCGCCGGCCGTCTGTGTCCTCGCAACCCGACCAGACAAAAACTAG
- a CDS encoding zinc ribbon domain-containing protein: MARYEYRCRACGDTFELSRPMSEASAPAVCPAGHDDTVKLISAVAVNVGGANKSAAASGNAGGCCGGGCCS; the protein is encoded by the coding sequence ATGGCCCGTTACGAGTACCGCTGTCGCGCCTGTGGCGACACCTTCGAGCTCTCGCGTCCGATGTCCGAGGCGTCCGCTCCCGCCGTGTGCCCCGCGGGCCACGACGACACCGTCAAGCTCATCTCCGCAGTAGCCGTGAACGTCGGGGGCGCGAACAAGTCCGCCGCAGCATCCGGCAACGCTGGCGGATGCTGCGGCGGCGGCTGCTGCTCTTAG
- a CDS encoding DUF1990 family protein → MIHPGDAALGPAPDGYRSFRRSIPLAHSFDPQDAALDRAFERARAMLQSWGPQLGAGMRLEFATAPDAEDGFAPLPAPSVGLEGRLISRVAGVVPLRAPFRVVAADFDSTDHAGYAYETLPGHPERGREAFYVTRGEGLVEFTVMAFSQPALWYSRLGGPVTRIIQNRYTNKYLLAMAVSPR, encoded by the coding sequence ATGATCCATCCCGGAGACGCCGCGCTCGGCCCGGCCCCTGACGGCTACCGCTCCTTCCGCCGCTCGATCCCGCTCGCGCACTCCTTCGACCCCCAGGACGCGGCCTTGGACCGCGCCTTCGAGCGCGCCAGGGCGATGCTCCAGTCCTGGGGACCGCAGCTCGGCGCCGGAATGCGGCTCGAGTTCGCCACCGCACCCGACGCCGAGGACGGTTTCGCTCCCCTGCCGGCCCCCTCGGTCGGGCTCGAAGGACGGCTGATCTCGCGGGTCGCGGGAGTGGTCCCGCTGCGTGCCCCGTTCCGTGTCGTCGCTGCGGACTTCGACAGCACTGACCATGCCGGGTATGCCTATGAGACGTTGCCCGGGCATCCCGAACGCGGACGCGAAGCCTTCTACGTGACGCGCGGAGAAGGGCTCGTCGAGTTCACCGTCATGGCGTTCTCTCAGCCCGCTCTCTGGTATTCGCGCTTAGGCGGTCCCGTTACGCGAATAATCCAGAACCGCTATACGAACAAGTACCTGTTGGCGATGGCTGTCAGCCCTCGATAG
- a CDS encoding S8 family serine peptidase, with product MSHRLGLLMGVCGMAALAFMPPTVRADDAVPKPASQWPLTYLKADQVWQLTKGAGVTVGLVDSGVTPLGDTRDNLLPGADFSLGPDSTGIAHVDTDTDSHGTTMAVLIAGTGAGDGLHGLAPEAKILPVRMQQATGSDPVHIADAVKFAVAQHVKVINMSLGTADTPGMAAAVKQAEAADIVVVAAAGNYGTQHVIIPAAYPGVVAAGAIDDSGARWSGSSYGPQVALTAPGVGIPVEDANGVPKTTKGTSEASAYVTASVALVRAMHPDWTAGQTIRALLASATKAGGATGLQRNNAYGYGIVNPLGALSVGAPVAKDNPLLPGTAPLAASLPAAAPTSAAPASTTSSAATSASPATSTPGHMTTAALKNSTKAAAATKSGLLSSRRDKVLAACAGAAVLGLLLLALNGSLKRRAQRKNRVWH from the coding sequence ATGTCGCACCGCTTGGGGTTGCTCATGGGTGTCTGTGGCATGGCCGCTTTGGCGTTCATGCCGCCTACGGTGCGTGCGGATGACGCCGTGCCGAAGCCCGCTTCGCAATGGCCCCTCACGTACTTGAAGGCCGATCAGGTGTGGCAGCTCACCAAGGGCGCCGGCGTCACGGTCGGCCTGGTCGACTCTGGTGTCACCCCGCTCGGCGACACCCGCGACAACCTGCTCCCCGGTGCGGACTTCTCGCTCGGTCCGGACAGCACCGGCATCGCGCACGTCGACACCGACACGGACAGCCACGGCACCACGATGGCCGTCCTGATCGCCGGGACCGGGGCCGGCGACGGCCTGCACGGCCTGGCGCCCGAGGCGAAGATCCTGCCGGTGCGGATGCAGCAGGCGACCGGCTCGGACCCGGTCCACATCGCCGACGCCGTCAAGTTCGCGGTCGCCCAGCACGTCAAGGTGATCAACATGTCGCTCGGCACGGCGGACACGCCGGGCATGGCGGCCGCGGTGAAGCAGGCCGAGGCCGCGGACATCGTGGTGGTCGCCGCCGCCGGGAACTACGGGACACAGCACGTCATCATCCCGGCGGCCTATCCCGGTGTGGTGGCGGCCGGCGCGATCGACGACAGCGGTGCCCGGTGGTCGGGCTCGAGCTACGGACCGCAGGTCGCTCTTACGGCTCCCGGAGTGGGAATCCCTGTAGAGGACGCCAACGGTGTGCCGAAGACTACGAAGGGCACTAGTGAGGCCTCCGCTTATGTGACCGCCTCCGTCGCGTTGGTCCGTGCGATGCATCCTGACTGGACCGCGGGGCAGACCATCCGCGCTCTTCTGGCGTCCGCCACTAAGGCCGGCGGTGCTACAGGACTACAGCGCAACAACGCATATGGATACGGCATCGTCAATCCGCTGGGAGCGCTTAGCGTTGGCGCTCCGGTCGCGAAGGACAACCCGCTACTCCCCGGCACCGCTCCATTGGCCGCGTCGCTTCCCGCGGCGGCGCCGACGTCCGCCGCTCCGGCCTCCACGACGAGCAGCGCGGCCACATCGGCTTCTCCCGCGACGTCGACTCCGGGACATATGACCACCGCGGCCCTGAAGAACTCCACCAAGGCGGCGGCCGCGACCAAGAGCGGTCTGCTGTCGTCACGCCGGGACAAGGTCCTCGCTGCTTGTGCGGGGGCGGCGGTGCTCGGACTCCTGCTGTTGGCGCTGAACGGCTCGCTCAAGCGGAGGGCGCAGCGGAAAAACCGCGTGTGGCACTAA
- a CDS encoding YihY/virulence factor BrkB family protein, protein MAFLSWLRVLTRRVDRFQQRHRTLAFPVAVYRELQTAKAGFLGAMLTFFAFVSLFPLLLILTTVLGVVLRSNPKLQQDVLNSALVDFPVIGEQLKNNIHDFGRNGVALVISIIITAVGSLGLANAAQYVMNLLWSVPEDRQPGFPQSWLRSLGIIGTMGLGVLSTTALTALGEWASGQYFSAGLRVLLLAASFVLTALLFWLGMRTATAAEVAGKDLRLAAILTTLFWQGLQYLGGFIAAHQLRHASTLYGVFGLVLGLLAWIYLQARLTMIAVTTDVVRARRSWPRSLFD, encoded by the coding sequence ATGGCGTTCTTGTCCTGGCTGCGCGTCTTAACCCGCCGCGTCGACCGATTCCAGCAGCGGCACCGCACACTGGCCTTCCCGGTCGCCGTGTACCGGGAACTGCAGACGGCGAAGGCCGGCTTCCTGGGCGCCATGCTCACTTTCTTCGCGTTCGTCTCGCTGTTCCCGCTGCTGCTCATCCTCACCACGGTGCTGGGCGTCGTCCTGCGCTCGAACCCGAAGCTGCAGCAGGACGTGCTGAACTCCGCGCTCGTCGACTTCCCGGTCATCGGCGAGCAGCTGAAGAACAACATCCACGACTTCGGGCGCAACGGGGTGGCGCTGGTGATCTCCATCATCATCACCGCCGTCGGCTCGCTGGGGCTGGCCAACGCCGCGCAGTACGTGATGAACCTGCTCTGGAGCGTGCCGGAGGACCGGCAGCCGGGATTCCCCCAGTCCTGGCTGCGCAGCCTGGGAATCATCGGGACGATGGGACTGGGGGTGCTGTCCACGACCGCGCTGACGGCGCTCGGCGAATGGGCCAGCGGCCAGTACTTCAGCGCGGGCTTGAGGGTCCTCCTGCTGGCCGCCTCGTTCGTGCTCACCGCGCTGCTGTTCTGGCTGGGCATGCGCACCGCGACGGCGGCGGAGGTGGCCGGCAAGGACCTCCGCCTGGCCGCGATCCTCACGACGCTGTTCTGGCAGGGCCTGCAATACCTCGGTGGCTTCATCGCCGCGCACCAGCTGCGCCACGCCTCGACGCTCTACGGGGTCTTCGGTCTGGTCCTCGGCCTGCTGGCCTGGATTTACCTCCAGGCCCGGCTGACCATGATCGCCGTCACGACCGACGTGGTCCGGGCGCGCAGATCCTGGCCGCGTTCGCTGTTCGACTGA
- a CDS encoding alpha/beta hydrolase — protein MRLLDSARIGLSALFPHGVLRNQIDHLRPGKIMPHGIPRKTLAVSIALSAALVTSSPAHAAIAYSPLPKLPALSASTLTERYDLNRTAMAKAANEAEFGGDPALAHALRNLAVPTRDFLSFDPTGDGRGIEVVGDLVHAKRIAVVVPGAGNTLSNFDSAKGPGVGAEALYHQAMVDGAGPDSLAVIGWLGYDPPSMDSMHIATLGHADSGAKALRAFLAQIHAINKAPVSLLCHSYGSVLCGQAAPHVKVTDIAVFGSPGMGVGSVSDLDTTARVWAGRGTSDGIADVPHVQVDLLGFSVGFGDDPVDPAFGARLFDAGNGGHSDYLRTGDTALRNLALIALGRGDEVTTPQSAS, from the coding sequence ATGCGCCTGCTCGATTCTGCCCGCATCGGCCTGTCCGCCTTGTTCCCGCACGGCGTCCTGCGGAATCAGATCGATCACCTTCGCCCCGGCAAGATCATGCCGCACGGCATCCCGCGCAAGACCCTCGCGGTGTCGATCGCGCTGAGTGCCGCCCTGGTCACCAGCAGTCCCGCGCACGCGGCGATCGCCTACAGCCCGCTGCCCAAGCTCCCCGCGCTCAGCGCCTCGACCCTGACCGAGCGCTACGACCTGAACCGTACGGCGATGGCGAAGGCCGCCAACGAGGCCGAGTTCGGCGGGGACCCGGCGCTGGCGCACGCGCTGCGCAACCTGGCGGTTCCGACGCGTGACTTCCTGTCCTTCGACCCCACCGGCGACGGCCGGGGCATCGAGGTGGTCGGCGACCTGGTGCACGCCAAGCGGATCGCGGTGGTCGTCCCGGGGGCCGGCAACACGCTGTCCAACTTCGACAGCGCCAAGGGCCCCGGGGTCGGCGCCGAGGCGCTGTACCACCAGGCGATGGTGGACGGAGCCGGCCCGGACTCGCTGGCGGTCATCGGGTGGCTCGGCTACGACCCGCCGAGCATGGACAGCATGCACATCGCCACGCTCGGGCACGCCGACTCCGGCGCGAAGGCGCTGAGGGCGTTCCTGGCCCAGATCCACGCCATCAACAAGGCGCCGGTGTCGCTGCTGTGCCACAGCTACGGCTCGGTGCTGTGCGGCCAGGCCGCGCCGCACGTGAAGGTGACGGACATCGCGGTGTTCGGCTCCCCGGGCATGGGTGTGGGCTCGGTGTCCGACCTGGACACCACGGCGCGGGTGTGGGCCGGCCGCGGGACCAGCGACGGCATCGCCGACGTCCCGCACGTCCAGGTGGACCTGCTGGGCTTCTCGGTGGGCTTCGGCGACGACCCGGTCGACCCGGCCTTCGGCGCCCGGCTGTTCGACGCCGGCAATGGCGGCCACAGCGACTACCTACGCACCGGGGACACCGCGCTGCGCAACCTGGCGCTGATCGCCCTCGGGCGCGGCGACGAGGTGACCACGCCGCAGAGCGCGAGCTGA
- a CDS encoding maleylpyruvate isomerase family mycothiol-dependent enzyme, translating into MAALPDVPPPVPSCPDWTTVDLVRHLGRVHRLVDHVIVERLETPPPDRQKLFTAPAEATADDLADWFAEGAIALARTFRSTDPDTALWTWGESQTVGFWLRAQTVEAAVHRWDLEGAIGSPQPVDEELAADGVAHFLEVLVPHRRAVKTAPPMEGESYRFRQTDGSGVWSVALEPDGPRPLGEDEQAGTDLEGTASDLFLFLWHRIPGDPLLARGDAKALQRFFELVPTV; encoded by the coding sequence ATGGCCGCCCTGCCGGACGTCCCGCCGCCGGTACCGTCGTGTCCGGACTGGACCACCGTCGACCTGGTACGGCATCTGGGCCGCGTGCACCGGCTGGTGGACCACGTCATCGTGGAGCGGCTGGAGACACCGCCGCCGGACCGGCAGAAGCTGTTCACCGCGCCGGCCGAGGCCACCGCGGACGACCTGGCCGACTGGTTCGCCGAGGGCGCGATCGCGCTGGCCCGGACCTTCCGCTCGACCGATCCCGACACGGCCCTCTGGACCTGGGGCGAGTCGCAGACCGTCGGCTTCTGGCTGCGCGCACAGACCGTCGAGGCGGCCGTGCACCGGTGGGATCTGGAGGGCGCGATCGGTTCTCCCCAGCCTGTGGACGAAGAACTGGCGGCCGACGGCGTGGCGCATTTCCTCGAGGTTTTGGTGCCCCATCGCCGCGCCGTGAAGACGGCCCCGCCTATGGAAGGCGAGAGCTACCGCTTCCGCCAGACTGACGGTTCGGGTGTCTGGTCCGTCGCGCTGGAACCGGACGGTCCCCGGCCGCTGGGCGAAGACGAGCAGGCCGGCACCGATCTTGAGGGGACGGCTTCGGATCTCTTCCTGTTCCTCTGGCACCGCATTCCTGGAGACCCGCTTCTGGCCCGCGGGGATGCGAAAGCGCTACAGCGTTTCTTCGAATTGGTGCCGACGGTATAG
- a CDS encoding DUF72 domain-containing protein, whose product MKLHVGCAMWTLGPWQGRLVPHPLPPRERLAAYATWCNAVEGNTTFYATPSRATVEMWAAQAPEDFRFLLKLPKPVTHERRLGPDVFAPDGALRTFFTAIEPLGRHAALWIQLPAAFGPTDLPTLAAFLGRVPKGYRYAVEVRHPAFFGDPRAERDLEKLLTEADAEWVPFDTEVLYATPPTSDAEREAWSKKPRLPRRTRALTRFPVVRYIGRDDAELTAEGWQPWADIAAEWLREGRSPTVFIHTPDNADAPVLARRFHEDVRRRVPEVEALAEPMPVGPPTLF is encoded by the coding sequence ATGAAACTGCACGTCGGCTGCGCGATGTGGACGCTGGGGCCGTGGCAGGGCCGGCTGGTCCCGCACCCGCTGCCGCCGCGCGAACGCCTCGCCGCGTACGCGACGTGGTGCAACGCGGTCGAGGGCAACACCACCTTCTACGCGACGCCGTCCCGCGCCACCGTCGAGATGTGGGCCGCGCAGGCCCCGGAGGACTTCCGCTTCCTGCTCAAGCTGCCGAAGCCGGTCACCCACGAGCGCCGCCTCGGCCCCGACGTCTTCGCCCCGGACGGCGCCCTGCGCACCTTCTTCACGGCCATCGAACCCCTCGGCCGCCACGCGGCGCTGTGGATCCAACTGCCGGCCGCCTTCGGGCCTACGGACCTGCCGACGCTCGCGGCGTTCCTCGGCCGGGTCCCGAAGGGCTATCGGTACGCGGTCGAGGTCCGCCACCCCGCCTTCTTCGGGGATCCGCGGGCGGAGAGGGACCTGGAGAAGCTGCTGACCGAGGCGGATGCCGAGTGGGTGCCGTTCGACACGGAGGTGCTCTACGCGACCCCGCCGACCAGCGACGCCGAGCGCGAGGCCTGGAGCAAGAAGCCGCGGCTGCCGCGCCGTACTCGAGCTCTGACTCGCTTCCCGGTGGTGCGCTACATCGGCCGTGACGACGCCGAGCTCACCGCCGAGGGCTGGCAGCCGTGGGCCGATATCGCCGCCGAGTGGCTGCGGGAAGGGCGCTCGCCGACTGTGTTCATCCACACCCCCGACAACGCCGACGCCCCGGTGTTGGCCCGGCGGTTCCATGAGGACGTACGGCGGAGGGTGCCGGAGGTGGAGGCTTTGGCGGAGCCGATGCCGGTGGGGCCGCCGACGTTGTTCTAG
- the pruA gene encoding L-glutamate gamma-semialdehyde dehydrogenase, with product MDAITHTPAPVNEPVRSYAPGSAERESLQRRVAEIASERHELPMTIAGKRRMGAGESVEVVQPHNHKHVLGDTANASAADVADAVAAAKAAAPAWRELPFDERAAVILRAADLLAGPWRDTVNAATLLGQSKSAQQAEIDSACELIDFWRFNVHFARQILAEQPPANSAGVWNRTDYRPLDGFVTAITPFNFTAIAGNLPTAPALMGNTVVWKPSPTQQLAAQYTMELLEAAGLPAGVINLVTGDGLAVSEVALNDPEFGGLHFTGSTKTFKTLWRQTAENLDVYRSYPRIVGETGGKDFVVAHPSADAAALVTALVRGAFEYQGQKCSAASRAYIPRSLWESGVREQLADVTGTITYGDVTDFSFFGGAVIDRRAFTKHSDLFARVRAEGKVEILAGATADDSQGFFVQPTVLVGEDPHHEIFTDEFFGPILAVHVYDDARYSEVLELVDSSTPYALTGSVFATDRAAVQEAHSKLRFAAGNFYVNDKPTGAVVGQQPFGGGRASGTNDKAGSAQNLMRWLSPRTVKETFVPPVDHRYPHMG from the coding sequence ATGGATGCCATCACCCACACCCCCGCCCCGGTCAACGAGCCGGTCCGGAGCTACGCCCCGGGCTCGGCCGAGCGCGAGTCGCTGCAGCGCCGCGTCGCCGAGATCGCCTCCGAGCGCCACGAACTGCCGATGACGATCGCCGGCAAGCGCCGGATGGGCGCCGGCGAGAGCGTCGAGGTCGTCCAGCCGCACAACCACAAGCACGTGCTCGGCGACACCGCCAACGCCTCCGCGGCCGACGTCGCGGACGCCGTGGCGGCGGCCAAGGCGGCGGCGCCGGCCTGGCGCGAGCTGCCCTTCGACGAGCGCGCGGCGGTCATCCTGCGCGCCGCGGACCTGCTGGCCGGCCCCTGGCGGGACACCGTCAACGCCGCGACCCTGCTGGGCCAGTCGAAGTCGGCGCAGCAGGCGGAGATCGACAGCGCCTGCGAGCTGATCGACTTCTGGCGCTTCAACGTGCACTTCGCCCGGCAGATCCTGGCCGAGCAGCCGCCGGCCAACTCCGCCGGCGTCTGGAACCGCACCGACTACCGTCCGCTGGACGGCTTCGTCACCGCGATCACCCCGTTCAACTTCACCGCCATCGCCGGCAACCTGCCGACCGCGCCGGCGCTGATGGGCAACACCGTGGTGTGGAAGCCCTCGCCGACGCAGCAGCTGGCCGCGCAGTACACGATGGAGCTGCTGGAGGCCGCCGGGCTCCCGGCCGGCGTCATCAACCTGGTCACCGGCGACGGCCTGGCGGTCAGCGAGGTCGCGCTGAACGACCCGGAGTTCGGCGGTCTGCACTTCACTGGTTCCACCAAGACGTTCAAGACCCTGTGGCGCCAGACCGCGGAGAACCTGGACGTCTACCGCTCCTACCCGCGGATCGTGGGCGAGACCGGCGGCAAGGACTTCGTCGTCGCGCACCCCAGCGCGGACGCGGCCGCCCTGGTCACCGCACTGGTCCGGGGCGCGTTCGAGTACCAGGGGCAGAAGTGCTCCGCGGCCTCGCGCGCCTACATCCCGCGCTCCCTGTGGGAGTCCGGCGTGCGGGAGCAGCTGGCCGACGTCACCGGGACCATCACCTACGGCGACGTCACCGACTTCTCCTTCTTCGGCGGCGCGGTGATCGACCGGCGTGCCTTCACCAAGCACAGCGACCTGTTCGCGCGGGTCCGTGCGGAGGGCAAGGTCGAGATCCTCGCCGGCGCCACGGCGGACGACTCGCAGGGCTTCTTCGTGCAGCCGACGGTCCTGGTCGGCGAGGACCCGCACCACGAGATCTTCACCGACGAGTTCTTCGGCCCGATCCTCGCGGTGCACGTCTATGACGACGCGCGCTATAGCGAAGTCCTGGAGCTGGTCGACAGCTCGACTCCCTATGCGCTGACCGGCTCCGTGTTCGCTACGGACCGCGCGGCCGTGCAGGAGGCGCACAGCAAGCTGCGCTTCGCCGCCGGCAACTTCTACGTCAACGACAAGCCGACCGGCGCGGTCGTCGGGCAGCAGCCCTTCGGCGGCGGTCGGGCCTCCGGCACCAACGACAAGGCCGGCTCCGCGCAGAACCTGATGCGTTGGCTGAGTCCTCGCACGGTGAAGGAGACGTTCGTGCCGCCGGTCGACCACCGGTACCCGCACATGGGCTGA
- a CDS encoding MerR family DNA-binding transcriptional regulator, translating to MASSHGRKSTTSRALEVNKPAAATKPAGDLLTIGDLARRTGVSTSALRYYEEFGLLPAPARISGQRRYPESATRTVATILLYSDAGFTLAEQKALMAARTDAPAEWRRLARRKLAELDEQIARAQAAREAVSHGLRCRHEDVTQCPNFAAGVTARLAGQALAESHRELHAGR from the coding sequence ATGGCGAGTTCTCATGGCCGGAAGTCAACGACTTCAAGGGCACTTGAAGTCAACAAGCCCGCCGCGGCCACCAAGCCCGCCGGCGACCTGCTGACCATCGGCGACCTGGCCCGCCGCACCGGCGTCAGCACCTCGGCCCTGCGCTACTACGAGGAGTTCGGCCTCCTCCCGGCCCCGGCCAGGATTTCCGGCCAGCGCCGCTACCCCGAATCGGCGACCCGCACCGTCGCCACCATCCTGCTCTACAGCGACGCCGGCTTCACCCTGGCCGAACAGAAGGCCCTGATGGCCGCGCGCACGGACGCGCCGGCTGAGTGGCGCCGTCTCGCCCGCCGCAAGCTCGCCGAACTCGACGAGCAGATTGCCCGCGCGCAGGCCGCGCGCGAGGCCGTCAGCCACGGCCTGCGGTGCCGGCACGAGGACGTCACGCAGTGCCCGAACTTCGCCGCGGGGGTCACGGCCCGGCTGGCCGGTCAGGCGTTGGCCGAGTCGCATCGGGAGCTGCATGCCGGCCGTTGA